In one window of Thermus neutrinimicus DNA:
- a CDS encoding ABC transporter ATP-binding protein gives MSLLELKDVHTYYGHIHALKGISLRVEEGEIVTLIGSNGAGKSTTLRTISGLVKPRQGEVLFQGRPIHRLPAHQIVALGVGHVPEGRRIFPRLTVEENLEIGAYLENDRKVVQKRKEEVFALFPRLYERRAQKGGTLSGGEQQMLAIGRALMQNPRILLMDEPSMGLAPVLVDFIFEIIQRLNREGRTILLVEQNARLALQIAHRGYVLATGEITLEGPAQELAQNPEVQKAYLGEG, from the coding sequence ATGAGCCTCCTGGAGCTAAAGGACGTCCACACCTACTACGGCCACATCCACGCCTTAAAGGGCATCTCCTTGCGGGTGGAGGAAGGGGAGATCGTGACCCTCATCGGCTCCAACGGGGCGGGCAAGAGCACCACCTTGCGCACCATCAGCGGCCTGGTCAAGCCCCGGCAGGGGGAGGTCCTCTTCCAGGGCAGACCCATCCACCGCCTTCCCGCCCACCAGATCGTGGCCCTGGGGGTAGGCCACGTGCCCGAAGGACGGAGGATCTTCCCCCGCCTCACCGTGGAGGAGAACCTGGAGATCGGGGCCTACCTGGAAAACGACCGCAAGGTGGTGCAAAAGCGGAAGGAGGAGGTGTTTGCCCTCTTCCCCCGCCTCTACGAGCGCCGGGCGCAGAAGGGGGGCACCCTTTCCGGCGGGGAGCAGCAGATGCTGGCCATCGGCCGGGCCCTGATGCAAAACCCCAGGATCCTCCTCATGGACGAGCCCTCCATGGGCCTGGCCCCGGTGCTGGTGGACTTCATCTTTGAGATCATCCAAAGGCTCAACCGGGAGGGGCGCACCATTTTGCTGGTGGAGCAAAACGCCCGCCTGGCCCTGCAGATCGCCCACCGGGGCTACGTCCTGGCCACGGGGGAGATCACCCTGGAAGGCCCAGCCCAGGAGTTGGCGCAAAACCCCGAGGTGCAGAAGGCCTACCTGGGGGAAGGTTAA
- a CDS encoding ABC transporter ATP-binding protein: MKALEVTQATKRFGGLVAVNDVSLSVNQGEIFSVIGPNGAGKTTFFNLLTGIYPPDEGRILLFGKDVTGLPPDRIAKEGVGRTFQNIRLFGAMTVLENLLVGMHIHIRVPYFHAVFRTPLARREEKRAEEEAKRLLEYVGLLHRKDELAKNLPYGEQRKLEIARALALKPRLLLLDEPAAGMNPKETEELQAFIQRLREELGITIVLIEHDMRLVMRISDRIAVLEYGSKIAEGTPEEVRTNPRVIEAYLGKGAAGGAA; the protein is encoded by the coding sequence ATGAAGGCCCTCGAGGTCACCCAGGCCACCAAGCGCTTCGGCGGTCTGGTGGCGGTGAACGACGTGAGCCTCAGCGTGAACCAGGGGGAGATCTTCTCCGTCATCGGCCCCAACGGGGCGGGCAAGACCACCTTCTTCAACCTCCTCACCGGCATCTACCCTCCCGATGAGGGAAGGATCCTCCTCTTCGGCAAGGATGTGACCGGCCTACCCCCGGACCGGATCGCCAAGGAGGGGGTGGGGCGCACCTTCCAGAACATCCGCCTCTTCGGGGCCATGACCGTGCTGGAAAACCTCTTGGTGGGTATGCACATCCACATCCGCGTCCCCTACTTCCACGCGGTGTTCCGCACCCCCCTGGCCCGGAGGGAGGAAAAACGGGCCGAGGAGGAGGCCAAAAGGCTTTTGGAGTACGTGGGCCTTCTCCACCGCAAGGACGAGCTGGCCAAGAACCTGCCCTACGGGGAGCAACGGAAGCTGGAGATCGCCCGGGCATTGGCCCTAAAGCCCAGGCTCCTCCTCCTGGACGAGCCTGCAGCGGGCATGAACCCCAAGGAAACCGAGGAACTCCAGGCCTTCATTCAGCGCCTTAGGGAGGAGCTCGGGATCACCATCGTCCTCATCGAGCACGACATGCGTCTCGTCATGCGCATCTCCGACCGCATCGCCGTTTTGGAGTACGGCTCCAAGATCGCCGAGGGCACCCCGGAGGAGGTGCGCACCAATCCCCGGGTCATCGAAGCCTACCTGGGCAAGGGGGCTGCGGGAGGTGCGGCATGA
- a CDS encoding branched-chain amino acid ABC transporter permease, whose amino-acid sequence MNALSFLLSLAYLGLAFLAPNPLSHLFGLVALGVTAFLRLVPHWRTLNLALLTLAFTVGLMRSGNTLGLIGLVGILVALTTLSRIPGWIRVLLGLAILLLSVPLAGFANTFVFELGIQIGIYAAMALGLNVVVGMAGLLDLGYAAFFAVGAYTWAIFGSEQAKNFMQGNFPLPGEYMYLFMGIAIVTTALTGLLIGLPALRLRGDYLAIVTLGLGEVVRILANNLDHPINFTNGPQGITPVQRPPIDGFRELMATLGVHLDRTTDYQLFFYFLVLLMIGLVVLVNVNLANSRFGRAWVAIREDEVAARSMGIPLLPTKLLAFMTGAAFSGVMGVIFAAQRTFVSPESFTLLASITILGMVILGGMGSIPGAILGAAALTILNLDVLKTFSEFVRTSLPQIPNQVDPAKYERLVFGLILVLMMIFRPEGLIPEKRHRAEMEEA is encoded by the coding sequence ATGAACGCCCTCTCCTTCCTTCTCAGCCTGGCCTACCTGGGCCTCGCCTTCCTGGCTCCAAACCCGCTAAGCCACCTCTTCGGCCTGGTGGCCTTAGGGGTTACCGCCTTCCTGCGCCTCGTTCCGCACTGGCGGACCCTGAACCTGGCCCTCCTCACCCTGGCCTTCACCGTGGGCCTCATGCGCTCGGGGAACACCCTGGGCCTCATCGGCCTGGTGGGGATCCTGGTGGCCCTCACCACCCTGTCCCGCATCCCGGGGTGGATCCGGGTCCTCTTGGGCCTGGCCATCCTACTCCTCTCCGTGCCCCTAGCGGGCTTCGCCAACACCTTTGTCTTTGAGCTGGGCATCCAGATCGGCATCTACGCCGCCATGGCCCTGGGGCTCAACGTGGTGGTGGGAATGGCGGGGCTTCTGGACCTGGGCTACGCCGCCTTCTTCGCCGTGGGGGCCTACACCTGGGCCATCTTCGGCAGCGAACAGGCCAAAAACTTCATGCAGGGCAACTTCCCCCTCCCCGGGGAGTACATGTACCTCTTCATGGGGATCGCCATCGTCACCACGGCGTTGACCGGCCTTCTCATCGGCCTCCCCGCCCTTAGGCTTCGCGGGGACTACCTGGCCATCGTCACCCTGGGACTGGGAGAGGTGGTGCGGATCCTCGCCAACAACCTGGACCACCCCATCAACTTCACCAACGGCCCCCAGGGGATCACCCCCGTGCAACGCCCCCCCATTGACGGGTTCCGGGAACTGATGGCCACCCTGGGGGTGCACCTGGACCGGACCACGGATTACCAGCTTTTCTTCTACTTCCTGGTCCTCCTCATGATCGGGCTGGTGGTGCTGGTGAACGTGAACCTGGCCAACTCCCGCTTTGGCCGGGCCTGGGTGGCCATCCGGGAGGACGAGGTGGCCGCCCGCTCCATGGGCATCCCCCTCCTGCCCACCAAGCTCCTGGCCTTCATGACCGGGGCCGCCTTCTCCGGGGTGATGGGGGTGATCTTCGCCGCCCAGCGCACCTTCGTATCCCCCGAGTCCTTCACCCTTTTGGCCTCCATCACCATCCTGGGCATGGTGATCCTGGGAGGGATGGGGTCCATCCCCGGGGCCATCCTGGGAGCCGCGGCCCTCACCATCCTCAACCTGGACGTGCTCAAAACCTTCAGCGAGTTCGTGCGCACCAGCCTGCCCCAGATCCCCAACCAGGTGGATCCCGCCAAGTACGAAAGGCTGGTCTTCGGCCTTATCCTGGTGCTGATGATGATCTTCCGCCCGGAAGGCCTCATCCCCGAGAAGCGGCACCGGGCAGAGATGGAGGAAGCATGA
- a CDS encoding branched-chain amino acid ABC transporter permease, whose protein sequence is MLEQILALLPQVIFDGLILGFVYAMVALGYTMVYGVLELINFAHSEIFMIGAVVGVEVFRYLAPHVGNGFLLLLLALILGGVVAGITAILVERFAYRPLRKRGTTNRLVPLITAIGVSFILQDLVRLIEGLWHNEFFLRMRTVEDLEGSVSLLGGAIFAQTKSFILMGVSILMLVGLTYLVNRTKLGVAIRAVAQDLPTASLMGIDPDRIISRTFLIGGSLGGVAGVLFALQYTTITPYVGFLPGIKAFTAAVLGGIGNIPGAMLGGLVLGQLENFFGTYLPILTNGNFGTEYKDVVAFLILIFILLVRPQGLLGQVVKEKV, encoded by the coding sequence TTGCTGGAGCAAATCCTAGCCCTGCTGCCCCAGGTGATCTTCGACGGGCTCATCCTGGGCTTCGTCTACGCCATGGTGGCCCTGGGGTACACCATGGTCTACGGCGTCTTGGAGCTCATCAACTTCGCCCACTCCGAGATCTTCATGATCGGGGCGGTGGTGGGGGTAGAGGTATTCCGCTACCTGGCGCCCCACGTGGGCAATGGCTTCCTCCTCCTCCTCCTCGCCCTGATCCTGGGCGGGGTGGTGGCGGGGATCACCGCCATCCTGGTGGAGCGCTTCGCCTACCGCCCCTTGCGGAAGAGGGGCACCACCAACCGCCTGGTGCCCCTCATCACCGCCATCGGGGTTTCCTTCATCCTCCAGGACCTGGTGCGCCTCATCGAAGGCCTTTGGCACAACGAGTTTTTCCTGCGCATGCGCACCGTGGAGGACCTCGAGGGGTCGGTGAGCCTCCTCGGCGGGGCCATCTTCGCCCAGACCAAGTCCTTCATCCTCATGGGGGTTTCCATCCTCATGCTGGTGGGGCTCACCTACCTGGTGAACCGCACCAAGCTGGGGGTGGCCATCCGCGCCGTGGCCCAGGACCTCCCCACCGCAAGCCTCATGGGCATAGACCCTGACCGCATCATCTCCCGCACCTTCCTCATCGGGGGATCCTTGGGGGGTGTGGCGGGGGTGCTCTTCGCCCTGCAGTACACCACCATCACCCCCTATGTGGGCTTCCTGCCCGGCATCAAGGCCTTCACCGCAGCGGTGCTGGGGGGCATCGGCAACATCCCAGGGGCCATGCTGGGCGGGCTCGTGCTGGGGCAGTTGGAAAACTTCTTCGGCACCTACCTCCCCATCCTGACAAACGGCAACTTCGGCACCGAGTACAAGGACGTGGTGGCCTTTCTCATCCTGATCTTCATCCTTCTGGTCAGGCCCCAAGGCCTTTTGGGACAGGTGGTCAAGGAGAAAGTATGA
- a CDS encoding branched-chain amino acid ABC transporter substrate-binding protein: MRKIGLLAAGVAALGMALGQANVIKIATQSPLSGPQAALGEQIKLGAELAIEEAKAKFKALGFDLVLVPYDDQANPDVGVANANRIINDPDILGVVGHLNSGVAIPSSEVYARVNLVMVSPANTNPRVTDRKLPNVNRICGRDDVQGPVGAEYAFNNLKVKNVFVIHDKTAYGQGLAEEFKKRLEALGGKAVAFVGTEETSNFVPIINQIRAARPVPELIYFGGIYSQIGPFVKQLRERGVKTRLMGGDGLDASEFVRLAGKENAAGTFYTTVAGPVSAFPKAKAVAQRFKQKYGKDMEGFGIYAYDSANVILAALEAAIKAAGGKKPTREQVAQAVRQVKMEGLTGTIEFDDKGDNKKAKYFVMQVASTGNWADNKLIRVIEMAAPGAK; encoded by the coding sequence ATGAGGAAAATCGGCTTGCTGGCAGCAGGTGTGGCCGCCCTGGGCATGGCCCTAGGCCAGGCCAACGTGATCAAGATCGCCACCCAGTCCCCCCTTTCCGGCCCCCAGGCCGCCCTGGGCGAGCAGATCAAGCTGGGGGCAGAGCTGGCCATTGAGGAGGCCAAGGCCAAGTTCAAGGCCTTGGGCTTTGACCTGGTCCTGGTCCCCTACGACGACCAGGCCAACCCCGACGTGGGCGTGGCCAACGCCAACCGCATCATCAACGACCCCGACATCCTGGGCGTGGTGGGCCACCTGAACTCGGGCGTGGCCATCCCCTCCAGCGAGGTGTACGCCCGGGTGAACCTGGTCATGGTCTCCCCCGCCAACACCAACCCCCGGGTCACCGACCGCAAGCTCCCCAACGTGAACCGCATCTGTGGGCGTGACGACGTCCAGGGGCCGGTGGGTGCGGAGTACGCCTTCAACAACCTGAAGGTGAAAAACGTCTTCGTCATCCACGACAAGACCGCCTACGGCCAGGGCCTGGCGGAGGAGTTCAAGAAGCGCCTCGAGGCCCTGGGCGGCAAGGCGGTGGCCTTCGTGGGCACCGAGGAGACCTCCAACTTCGTGCCCATCATCAACCAGATCCGGGCGGCCCGGCCCGTGCCCGAGCTCATCTACTTCGGGGGCATCTACAGCCAGATCGGCCCCTTCGTGAAGCAGCTTCGCGAGCGGGGGGTCAAGACCCGGCTCATGGGCGGGGACGGTCTGGACGCCAGCGAGTTCGTCCGCCTGGCGGGTAAGGAAAACGCCGCCGGCACCTTCTACACCACGGTGGCTGGCCCGGTTTCCGCCTTCCCCAAGGCCAAGGCCGTGGCCCAGCGTTTCAAGCAGAAGTATGGCAAGGACATGGAGGGCTTCGGCATCTACGCTTACGACTCCGCCAACGTGATCCTGGCCGCCCTCGAGGCGGCCATCAAGGCCGCGGGCGGCAAGAAGCCCACCCGGGAGCAGGTGGCCCAGGCGGTGCGCCAGGTGAAGATGGAAGGCCTGACCGGCACCATCGAGTTTGACGACAAGGGCGACAACAAGAAGGCCAAGTACTTCGTCATGCAGGTGGCCTCCACCGGCAACTGGGCCGACAACAAGCTGATCCGCGTCATCGAGATGGCCGCTCCAGGGGCCAAGTAA
- the glnA gene encoding type I glutamate--ammonia ligase gives MAYTKAEILKALKAEKVKFLRLQITDILGVVKNVEVPESQFEKALDGEIMFDGSSIEGFTRIEESDMLLKPDYNTFVILPEALEDPGRGRVARLICDVAYPDGRPFEGDPRYVLKRQVERLKKLGFDNMYAGPEPEFFLFLRTPDGLPTVETHDRAGYFDLAPIDKGEEARRDMVNVLVAMGFEIEASHHEVAPGQHEIDFKYADALTTADNIATFKWVVKRVALNHGLHATFLPKPIRGINGSGMHTHLSLFKNGENAFYDPKAEYQLSQTALHFIAGLLEHAEGMVAITNPLVNSYKRLTPGYEAPTNIAWSAANRSAMIRVPARRGVGTRAELRMPDPSANPYLALAVMAAAGIDGIERKLLPPPPIQRNIYQMSVRERRKHKIRELPGTLREALEALRKDPVIREALGEHVYTHFLQAKQMEWDDYRVTVHQWELDQYLATY, from the coding sequence ATGGCGTACACCAAGGCGGAAATCCTCAAGGCGCTCAAGGCGGAGAAGGTCAAGTTCCTGCGCTTGCAGATCACCGACATCCTGGGCGTGGTGAAGAACGTGGAGGTCCCCGAGTCCCAGTTTGAGAAGGCCTTGGACGGGGAGATCATGTTTGACGGCTCCTCCATCGAGGGCTTCACCCGGATTGAGGAGTCGGACATGCTCCTCAAGCCGGACTACAACACCTTCGTGATCCTGCCCGAGGCCCTGGAAGATCCCGGGCGGGGCCGGGTGGCCCGCCTCATCTGCGACGTGGCCTACCCCGATGGCCGCCCCTTCGAGGGGGATCCCCGGTACGTGTTGAAGCGCCAGGTGGAGCGGCTTAAGAAGCTCGGCTTTGACAACATGTATGCGGGCCCCGAGCCGGAGTTCTTCCTCTTCCTGCGCACGCCTGACGGTTTGCCCACCGTGGAAACCCACGACCGGGCAGGCTACTTCGACCTGGCCCCCATCGACAAGGGGGAGGAGGCCCGGCGGGACATGGTTAACGTCCTGGTGGCCATGGGTTTTGAGATCGAAGCCTCCCACCACGAGGTGGCCCCGGGCCAGCACGAGATCGACTTCAAGTACGCGGATGCCCTCACCACCGCCGACAACATCGCCACCTTCAAGTGGGTGGTGAAGCGGGTGGCCCTGAACCACGGCCTCCACGCCACCTTCCTGCCCAAGCCCATCCGGGGCATAAACGGCAGCGGCATGCACACCCACCTCTCCCTTTTCAAAAACGGGGAGAACGCCTTCTATGACCCCAAGGCCGAGTACCAGCTTTCCCAGACCGCCCTCCACTTCATCGCCGGCCTCCTGGAGCACGCGGAGGGCATGGTAGCCATCACCAACCCCTTGGTGAACTCCTACAAGCGCCTCACCCCCGGGTACGAGGCCCCCACCAACATCGCCTGGTCCGCGGCCAACCGCTCGGCCATGATCCGCGTGCCCGCCCGCCGGGGCGTGGGTACCCGGGCCGAGCTCAGGATGCCCGACCCCTCCGCCAACCCCTACCTGGCCCTGGCGGTCATGGCCGCAGCCGGCATCGACGGGATCGAGCGCAAGCTCCTCCCCCCACCCCCCATCCAGCGCAACATCTACCAGATGAGCGTGCGGGAAAGGCGTAAGCACAAGATCCGCGAGCTCCCAGGGACCCTCAGGGAGGCCCTCGAGGCCCTGCGCAAGGACCCGGTGATCCGGGAGGCCTTGGGCGAGCACGTCTACACCCATTTCCTCCAGGCCAAGCAGATGGAGTGGGACGACTACCGGGTCACGGTCCACCAGTGGGAGCTGGACCAGTACCTGGCCACGTACTGA
- a CDS encoding bifunctional metallophosphatase/5'-nucleotidase, with translation MYKRREVLKAGAALGLASLGLGRAQGGFTLTLVHTNDTHAHLEPMELTLSGKKVRVGGVAQRIAFFDRLRASRKNLLFLDAGDVFQGTLYFNQYRGLADRYFMHRALYRVMALGNHEFDLGPGPLAEFLRGARFKVVSANVGVGREPRLKGLFTPYAVVPVGGEKVGVIGLTTPDTREIANPGPTVDFLDPYEAAQKAVYELLKKGVNKIVVLSHLGYGEDLKLARRLVGVQVIVGGHSHTLLGSFPHKELAPAGPYPTVVKNPEGKDVLVVQAWEWGKVVGLLELTFDAKGELLAYKGEPLLMTPEVSPEDFFAKEALLAYAQPVMALMGQVIAQAKVDLIGERAIVRKRESNLGNLIADGMVWKTKNAGVQIALQNGGGIRASIPKGPITVGKVYEVLPFGNTLVVMDLKGKEIKAALENGVSQWEQGAGRFLQVSGLRYAFDLSRAPGERVVRVEVKTEKGFVPLDLEATYRVVVNNFIAAGGDGFTVLKEAQGYRVDTGFSDAESFMDYLKELKEVEAGLEGRIEVLNEPKGERPAYWAFDLPLGVGV, from the coding sequence ATGTATAAGCGGCGCGAGGTATTGAAGGCAGGAGCGGCTTTGGGCTTGGCGAGCCTAGGTCTGGGGCGGGCCCAGGGGGGGTTTACCCTCACCCTGGTGCACACCAACGACACCCATGCCCACCTGGAGCCCATGGAGCTCACCCTTTCCGGCAAGAAGGTGCGGGTAGGGGGCGTGGCCCAGCGGATCGCCTTTTTTGACCGGTTGAGGGCTAGCCGGAAAAACCTCCTTTTCCTGGATGCCGGGGATGTGTTCCAGGGTACCCTGTACTTCAACCAGTACCGGGGCCTGGCGGACCGCTACTTCATGCACCGGGCCCTTTACCGGGTCATGGCCTTGGGCAACCATGAGTTCGACCTGGGGCCGGGTCCTTTGGCGGAGTTTTTGAGGGGGGCCCGGTTCAAGGTGGTGTCCGCCAACGTGGGGGTGGGGCGGGAGCCCAGGCTCAAGGGGCTCTTTACCCCCTATGCCGTGGTGCCGGTGGGTGGGGAGAAGGTGGGGGTGATCGGCCTCACCACCCCGGACACCCGGGAGATCGCCAACCCCGGGCCCACCGTGGACTTCCTGGACCCCTACGAGGCCGCCCAAAAGGCGGTGTACGAGCTGCTGAAAAAGGGGGTGAACAAGATTGTGGTCCTCTCCCACCTGGGCTACGGGGAGGACCTGAAGCTGGCCAGGAGGCTCGTGGGCGTGCAGGTGATCGTGGGCGGACACTCCCATACCCTTTTGGGGAGCTTCCCCCACAAGGAGCTGGCCCCGGCGGGGCCCTACCCCACGGTGGTGAAGAACCCCGAGGGCAAGGACGTCCTGGTGGTGCAGGCCTGGGAGTGGGGGAAGGTGGTGGGCCTCTTGGAGCTCACCTTTGACGCCAAAGGGGAGCTCCTTGCCTACAAGGGCGAACCCCTCCTCATGACCCCTGAGGTTTCCCCCGAGGACTTCTTCGCCAAGGAGGCCCTCCTGGCCTATGCCCAGCCGGTGATGGCCCTGATGGGACAGGTGATCGCCCAGGCCAAGGTGGACCTGATCGGAGAAAGGGCCATCGTGCGCAAGCGGGAGAGCAACCTGGGTAATCTCATCGCCGACGGCATGGTTTGGAAGACCAAAAACGCCGGGGTGCAGATCGCCCTGCAAAACGGCGGGGGGATCCGGGCCTCCATTCCCAAGGGCCCCATCACCGTGGGCAAGGTCTACGAGGTCCTGCCCTTCGGCAACACCCTGGTGGTTATGGACCTCAAGGGCAAGGAGATCAAGGCGGCTTTGGAGAACGGGGTTTCCCAGTGGGAGCAGGGGGCGGGCCGCTTCCTCCAGGTTTCCGGCCTGCGCTACGCCTTTGACCTCTCCAGGGCCCCAGGGGAGCGGGTGGTGCGGGTGGAGGTGAAGACGGAGAAGGGCTTTGTGCCCCTGGACCTCGAGGCCACCTACCGGGTGGTGGTCAACAACTTCATCGCTGCTGGGGGCGACGGCTTCACCGTGCTCAAGGAGGCCCAGGGCTACCGGGTGGACACCGGCTTCAGCGATGCGGAAAGCTTCATGGACTACCTCAAGGAGCTCAAGGAGGTGGAGGCGGGCCTCGAGGGGCGGATCGAGGTGTTGAACGAGCCCAAAGGGGAAAGGCCTGCCTACTGGGCTTTTGATCTTCCCTTGGGAGTGGGCGTCTAG
- a CDS encoding MOSC domain-containing protein — MRGKVVSLHLGLGSGLPKPRVESLELLAGFGAKGDRHAGKDPDRAVLVAGLPSYEKARGAGIELPLGALGENLLLDLDPHDLPPGTRLRVGEALLEFSYVCTVCSSLSQFDLKLPKLLYGGRGLYARVLEGGLVRVGDPVQVLLAV; from the coding sequence ATGAGGGGTAAGGTCGTCTCCCTCCACCTAGGCCTGGGCTCGGGGCTTCCCAAGCCCCGGGTGGAGTCCTTGGAACTCCTGGCGGGCTTCGGGGCCAAGGGGGACCGGCATGCGGGCAAGGACCCCGACCGGGCTGTCCTGGTGGCCGGGCTTCCCTCCTATGAGAAGGCCAGGGGGGCGGGGATCGAGCTTCCCCTTGGGGCCTTAGGGGAAAACCTCCTTTTGGATCTCGACCCTCACGACCTCCCCCCAGGTACCCGCCTAAGGGTAGGGGAAGCCCTTTTGGAGTTCTCCTACGTGTGCACGGTCTGCTCCAGCCTCTCCCAGTTTGACCTGAAGCTTCCCAAGCTCCTCTATGGGGGCCGGGGGCTTTACGCCCGGGTCCTCGAGGGGGGCTTGGTGCGGGTGGGGGACCCCGTCCAGGTGCTCCTAGCCGTTTAG
- a CDS encoding c-type cytochrome, with protein sequence MKKPFLPLGLLTLGLAGYLALGQYTLPEGPGKDLVLAKCQACHDIGFVARERLSRDRWDGVIDEMVLRGLSLTPEERAAILDYLATYLGTEPPPASPPAQPASSPKTGAQVYANCQGCHGPQGEGNPPAFPPLRGHVEKILKAEGGRTYLLLSVLYGLQGTIQVEGKEYAGIMPSFAWLPDEEVALVLNYLATWGTPQGFTPYTPEEVKAARAKVLSPEEVLKHRQGLKLP encoded by the coding sequence GTGAAAAAGCCTTTTTTGCCTCTAGGCCTTCTCACCCTAGGGCTTGCCGGTTACCTGGCGCTGGGGCAGTATACCCTCCCGGAGGGCCCGGGAAAGGACCTGGTCCTGGCCAAGTGCCAGGCTTGCCACGACATCGGCTTTGTAGCCCGGGAGCGGCTTTCTAGGGATCGCTGGGATGGGGTTATTGACGAAATGGTGCTCCGGGGCTTAAGCCTCACCCCCGAGGAGAGGGCGGCCATCCTGGACTACCTGGCCACCTACCTGGGCACCGAGCCCCCACCCGCCTCACCCCCGGCCCAGCCAGCTTCCTCCCCCAAGACCGGGGCCCAGGTCTACGCCAACTGCCAGGGATGCCACGGCCCACAAGGGGAAGGCAATCCCCCCGCCTTCCCACCCCTGAGAGGACATGTGGAAAAAATCCTCAAGGCGGAAGGTGGCCGGACCTACCTCCTGTTGTCGGTGCTTTATGGCCTCCAAGGCACCATCCAAGTGGAGGGGAAGGAGTACGCCGGCATCATGCCCTCCTTCGCTTGGCTCCCCGACGAGGAGGTTGCCTTGGTCCTGAACTATCTGGCGACGTGGGGTACCCCCCAAGGCTTCACGCCCTACACCCCCGAGGAGGTCAAGGCGGCCCGGGCCAAGGTCCTAAGCCCGGAAGAGGTGCTAAAACACCGGCAAGGGCTGAAGCTGCCATGA
- a CDS encoding sulfite oxidase translates to MEKVDRRTTLKLMGMGAALLAAGGRVMAQQTPTADQLVKGKNANLIVLSQRPVVMETPYDLLASNPERTSKEILYIRNNVDLPGYNTVEGASPQGWKVEVGGLVDKPFTFEASELFALPQTEVTMVLQCSGNGRTLYNPRPSGNPWQRGGVGNVTFRGVRLQDILAAKGVKVSEKALFITAHASRQGNAPEFVRSVPIHALENALLALSMNGEPLPAVHGGPVRLVFPGYFGVNNVKWVEKIEFAEGENTTAEQVPRYRVPAIPNTHLPFLPQEPGKRYPYTLQNSRANWLVTLNSFIFAPLEGQTVEGPYVRVEGVAFNDGIVPIVSVEVSTNGGRTWHQAQLSTQGKTFGWVRWRTTLYLRPGEHEVMARAWDAAGRSQPLDGNIAWNERGYEYNGVMRVKFSVA, encoded by the coding sequence ATGGAAAAAGTTGACCGTCGCACCACGCTAAAGCTTATGGGCATGGGTGCAGCGCTCCTGGCTGCTGGAGGCCGGGTTATGGCCCAGCAAACCCCCACCGCCGACCAGCTGGTTAAGGGGAAAAACGCCAATTTGATCGTCCTCTCTCAACGCCCCGTGGTCATGGAAACCCCCTATGACCTTCTGGCCAGCAACCCGGAGCGCACCTCAAAGGAGATCCTCTACATCCGCAACAACGTAGACCTTCCCGGGTACAACACCGTGGAAGGGGCCAGCCCCCAGGGCTGGAAGGTGGAGGTGGGGGGGCTGGTGGACAAGCCCTTCACCTTCGAGGCCAGCGAGCTCTTCGCCTTGCCCCAGACCGAGGTCACCATGGTCCTTCAGTGCTCGGGAAACGGGCGCACCCTTTACAACCCCCGTCCCTCAGGTAACCCCTGGCAACGGGGTGGGGTGGGTAACGTCACCTTCCGCGGCGTGCGCCTCCAAGACATCCTGGCGGCCAAAGGGGTCAAGGTGAGCGAGAAGGCCCTGTTCATCACCGCCCACGCCAGCCGCCAGGGGAACGCCCCCGAGTTTGTGCGCTCCGTGCCCATCCATGCCCTGGAAAACGCTCTCCTGGCCCTTTCCATGAACGGGGAACCCCTGCCCGCTGTGCACGGCGGGCCTGTGCGCCTAGTCTTCCCCGGGTATTTTGGCGTGAACAACGTGAAATGGGTGGAGAAGATTGAGTTTGCCGAGGGAGAAAACACCACCGCCGAGCAGGTGCCCCGCTACCGGGTGCCCGCGATCCCCAACACCCACCTTCCCTTCCTTCCCCAGGAGCCTGGGAAACGCTACCCCTATACCCTCCAGAACTCCCGCGCCAACTGGCTGGTTACCCTTAACAGCTTCATCTTCGCCCCCCTCGAGGGCCAGACGGTGGAAGGCCCTTACGTGCGGGTAGAAGGGGTGGCCTTCAACGACGGCATCGTCCCCATCGTGAGCGTGGAGGTATCCACCAATGGCGGCCGTACCTGGCACCAGGCCCAGCTCTCCACCCAGGGTAAGACCTTCGGCTGGGTCCGGTGGCGGACCACCCTTTACCTGCGCCCGGGAGAGCACGAAGTAATGGCCCGGGCCTGGGATGCCGCTGGCCGTAGCCAGCCCCTGGATGGCAACATCGCCTGGAACGAGCGGGGCTATGAGTATAACGGGGTGATGCGGGTAAAGTTCAGCGTGGCCTGA